The following proteins are encoded in a genomic region of Dioscorea cayenensis subsp. rotundata cultivar TDr96_F1 chromosome 8, TDr96_F1_v2_PseudoChromosome.rev07_lg8_w22 25.fasta, whole genome shotgun sequence:
- the LOC120267716 gene encoding D-amino-acid transaminase, chloroplastic-like, which yields MAHYLHIFMLMHMPASLPFMYLSPCVLPSKLKHISLITNIIIMNGSHIYANGSGEENYADFFVPVYSSSEVLEKLNWRKRTEEQKPYKAMYSSWIGGITLDQALMVIPIDDHMVHRGHGVFDTTMIMNGYLYDLDSHLDRFLKSALNAKIFPPYPPKTLRNILVQLVAASKCKKGSIRFWLSAGPGNFLLTFTGIAKPIFYAVVIEQNLHQLSEGVKIITSTVPIKPSKFATMKNVNYLPNVFAKMEAEEEGVYSSIWIDEKGYVAEGPNANVAFISNNKELVFPLSDKILEGCTSKRLQLLAQKLVEKGVLKSVCSRHITLKEAKNSAEMMYVSSLLPILPIIEWDKQCIGDGMVGELTMILSDLMWEDINSGPEARRICVPYNLGE from the exons ATGGCGCATTACCTTCACATTTTCATGCTCATGCATATGCCTGCTTCTCTACCTTTTATGTATCTCTCTCCTTGTGTTCTCCCATCAAAGCTCAAGCACATTTCTCTGATCACCAACATTATCATCATGAATGGATCTCACATCTATGCGAATGGTTCAG GAGAAGAAAATTATGCTGATTTCTTCGTCCCGGTTTATTCATCTTCTGAG GTGCTTGAAAAACTAAATTGGAGGAAAAGAACAGAGGAACAGAAGCCATATAAAGCGATGTATTCCAGTTGGATCGGTGGAATCACTCTTGATCAAGCTTTGATGGTTATTCCAATTGATGATCACATGGTGCATAGAGGCCATGGTGTGTTTGACACCACTATGATCATGAATGG GTACTTGTATGATCTCGACTCTCATTTAGACCGATTCCTGAAATCGGCATTGAATGCCAAGATTTTCCCTCCATACCCACCCAAAACTCTGCGAAACATCCTTGTCCAACTTGTAGCAGCATCCAAGTGCAAGAAAGGCTCCATCAGATTCTGGCTCAGTGCTGGCCCTGGTAATTTCCTGTTAACATTCACAGGCATTGCAAAACCAATATTTTATGCAGTGGTTATCGAACAAAACCTTCATCAACTAAGTGAAGGAGTGAAGATCATAACATCCACTGTGCCGATAAAACCTTCAAAATTTGCCACCATGAAGAATGTGAATTATCTTCCCAATGTTTTCGCGAAAATGGAAGCTGAAGAGGAAGGTGTGTATTCCTCCATTTGGATCGACGAGAAGGGGTATGTTGCAGAAGGTCCAAATGCGAACGTTGCATTCATTAGCAACAATAAGGAGCTTGTGTTCCCTTTGTCTGATAAGATACTTGAAGGTTGCACTTCAAAGAGGCTTCAGTTGTTGGCTCAAAAATTAGTCGAAAAGGGAGTACTGAAGAGTGTTTGCTCCAGGCATATCACACTGAAAGAAGCCAAGAATTCAGCTGAGATGATGTATGTCAGTAGCTTACTTCCTATTCTGCCAATAATTGAATGGGATAAACAATGCATTGGAGATG gaATGGTTGGAGAATTGACGATGATTCTTTCTGATTTAATGTGGGAAGATATAAATTCAGGGCCAGAAGCAAGGAGGATTTGTGTTCCATATAATCTAGGGGAGTAA